CGGGCAGCCTCGGCGTGGTCATCGGTGGCTCCGGCAACGGCGAGCAGATCGCGGCCAACAAGGTGGCGGGGGTGCGCTGTGCGCTCGCCTGGAGCGAGGAGACCGCGGCCCTGGGCCGCCAGCACAACGACGCCAACGTGGTCTCGGTCGGGGGCCGGATGCACAGCCTCGAGGACATGACGCGCTTCGTGGAGGTCTTCCTCACCACCGACTTCAGCGGCGAGGAGCGCCACTCCCGCCGCATCGAGATGCTCGCGGCGTACGAGTCGACCGGTGACCTGCCGCCCCTGCCCGACTCCGCGCTCGGGCACGGCCCGGATGCCTGAGGGCCACACCCTCCACCGCCTGGCCACCTCGCTGCGCGACGCCTTCGCCGGCGACGTCGTCCGGGTGAGCAGCCCGCAGGGCAGGTTCGCGGAGTCGGCCGCGCAGCTCGACGGCCACCGCCTCGTGGAGGCGAGCTCGCGCGGCAAGCACCTGTTCCTCGACCTCGAGGACGTGCCGAGCGTGCACGTCCACCTCGGCCTCTACGGCAAGTTCGCGGTCCACGACCGGCGTGGGGGCGAGGTCCCCGACCCGGTGGGCCAGGTCCGGATGCGGCTGGTCTCCGAGCGGTCGTGGGCCGACCTGCGCGGTGCCACCGCCTGCGAGACCGTGACGCCCGAGGAGCACGCCGCGATCCTGGCCCGGCTGGGTCCCGACCCGCTGGACCCCGCGGCCGACCCGCTGCTGGCCTGGGAGCGCATCAGCCGCAGCAAGGTCGCCATCGGCGCGATGCTGATGGACCAGACGGTGGTCGCGGGGGTCGGCAACGTCTACCGGGCCGAGGTCCTCTTCCGCCACCGGCTGCACCCCCTGCGGCCCGGGAGGACGCTGCGCCGCGGCCAGTTCGCGGCGCTGTGGGAGGACCTCGTGGTGCTGCTGCACGACGGCGTCCGCGACGGCGCGATCCGCACCCTGCGACCCGAGCACGCGGCGGTCGCGCGGGAGGCGTCGAAGGTGGAGGGCCGACGGGTCAGGAACTACGTCTACCGGCGCCAGGGCCAGCCGTGCCTGGTGTGCGGCGCCACCGTGCGCACCGAGGAGCTGCAGCAGCGCAACCTGTTCTGGTGTCCGCGTTGCCAGCCCGTGTTCCGGTCCCGCGCCGTAGTCTGATCCCCCTTCCCGCACCGACCGAAAGCGCCCGCTTGTGACCTTGCGAGACGTGATGTCGCCCCGCAACCAGCTGACGCGCCTCCGACGAGAGCTGTCGGTCTCCGACCGGCTGCCGCTCCTCGGCCTGGTCGCGCTCACGGTCGGGCTCACCGTGCTGGGGCTCACCCAGGAGGCCTGGGTCCCGTTCGGCGCGCTGGTGCTGCCGATGGTGATGGGCAGCCTGTTCCTGGGGCCGCGGTCGCTGCCGTGGTTCATCGTGCTCGTCTGCGTCGGGGTGACCGTGCAGCTGGCCTACTCGGTGGACTTCACCAACGCCGAGGGAAGGCCGATCTACCAGAACGTCACCCGGGTCGGGATCGTCTTCCTCGTCGGCATCATCATCATGGCGACGTCGTTCCGCCGCAGCCGGCTCGGCGTCTCGGGCCGCCGTGGGGAGTCGATGTTCGTCGACCTGCGCGACCGCATCAACCGCCAGGGCCAGCTGCCCGCGCTGCCGGACCGCTGGCTCGCCGAGTCGGTCTTCCGCGCGGCCGGCGGCACCTCCTTCGCCGGCGACTTCATCGTGGCCCGTCGCACCCTCGACGACCGGCTCGACCTGGTGGTGGTCGACGTGTCCGGCAAGGGTGTGGAGGCCGGCTCGCGCTCGCTGTTCCTCTCCGGCGCCTTCAACGGCATCGTCTCCGCGCTCCCGGGGGAGGAGTTCCTGCCGGCCGCCAACGACTACCTGCTCGCCCAGAGCTGGGAGGAGGGGTTCGCCACCGCGATCCACCTCCACCTCGACCTCACCACGGGCGACTTCGAGCTGCGCAAGGCCGGGCACCCGCCTGCGGTGTGGCTGCACGCCGGGTCGGGCCGCTGGAGCGTGGTCAACTCCGACGGGCCGGTGCTGGGCCTGATGGAGGACGCCGACTTCGAGTGCGTCACCGGGCACCTCTCGGCCGGCGACGGCCTGCTGCTGTTCACCGACGGGCTCGTCGAGACGGCGCAGCGCGACATCTCCCTGGGCATCGACAAGCTCGCCGGCCTGGGGGAGCGGCTGCTGCAGCGCGGCTTCGACGGCGGCGCCGAGATGCTGGTCGCGACCATGCAGCAGACCAACGACGACCGGGCCCTCGTGGTGGTCCACCGGCGCTGGTAGCCGGTTCGAGCCGGAGGCCGCGGCTGTGGCACGATGGTCCCCGCCTCGCTGCTGACGCAGGAGTGAGGCGCGCGCGGATGT
This genomic interval from Nocardioides scoriae contains the following:
- a CDS encoding ribose-5-phosphate isomerase codes for the protein MRVHLGSDHAGLELKDHLVGWLREHGFEPVDHGPFVYDALDDYPVFCLRAAAGVVADPGSLGVVIGGSGNGEQIAANKVAGVRCALAWSEETAALGRQHNDANVVSVGGRMHSLEDMTRFVEVFLTTDFSGEERHSRRIEMLAAYESTGDLPPLPDSALGHGPDA
- a CDS encoding Fpg/Nei family DNA glycosylase yields the protein MPEGHTLHRLATSLRDAFAGDVVRVSSPQGRFAESAAQLDGHRLVEASSRGKHLFLDLEDVPSVHVHLGLYGKFAVHDRRGGEVPDPVGQVRMRLVSERSWADLRGATACETVTPEEHAAILARLGPDPLDPAADPLLAWERISRSKVAIGAMLMDQTVVAGVGNVYRAEVLFRHRLHPLRPGRTLRRGQFAALWEDLVVLLHDGVRDGAIRTLRPEHAAVAREASKVEGRRVRNYVYRRQGQPCLVCGATVRTEELQQRNLFWCPRCQPVFRSRAVV
- a CDS encoding PP2C family protein-serine/threonine phosphatase, whose translation is MSPRNQLTRLRRELSVSDRLPLLGLVALTVGLTVLGLTQEAWVPFGALVLPMVMGSLFLGPRSLPWFIVLVCVGVTVQLAYSVDFTNAEGRPIYQNVTRVGIVFLVGIIIMATSFRRSRLGVSGRRGESMFVDLRDRINRQGQLPALPDRWLAESVFRAAGGTSFAGDFIVARRTLDDRLDLVVVDVSGKGVEAGSRSLFLSGAFNGIVSALPGEEFLPAANDYLLAQSWEEGFATAIHLHLDLTTGDFELRKAGHPPAVWLHAGSGRWSVVNSDGPVLGLMEDADFECVTGHLSAGDGLLLFTDGLVETAQRDISLGIDKLAGLGERLLQRGFDGGAEMLVATMQQTNDDRALVVVHRRW